The nucleotide window TCACCACGGCGGCGGCGCTGGATTCATTTTGCGAATAGGCGTGGCTGATGCGCTGGGCCAGCGTTTGCGCATCGGCCTGTTGCAGCGCGAGCGGCTGTGCGGTGGCGCCAAAGCGGCGCATGACCTCGCTGAGGTGGCCAGCCTCGGGGCGGCCGTCGTGCCACAGCGTCAGGGTCTGGCCGTCGTCTTCGAGCAGCAGCCGCGCGGTGCGCGCGAAGGCATAGGGCAGGGGGTAGCGCATGGCTACGGCGTGGTGATGGTGCTGCCGCCGTAGTAGTTGGCTTCGCCCGAAGCGGGGCTGATCAACGGCGGCGGCGGTGCCGGTCGCGACCAGGCGTTGGGGTTGGCGGGCACCACCGGGGGCATGACGGGGGCCTCGCCCACGTTGTTCAGCATGATGCTGGGGCGCGGCTGGTTGCCCTGCTGGGCGGCGCGCATCATGTCGTATCGGTCGAGCGAGAAGGATTCGGCGGCAGCGGCGTCGCGCACGATCACGGGGCGCAGAAAAACCATCAGGTTGGTCTTGACGATGTTGCGGCTTTGGCTCTTGAACAGGTTGCCGACGATCGGCACATCACCCAGCAGGGGCACCTTGCTCTCGCCGCTGGTGTACTGGTCTTCCAGCAAGCCGCCCAGCACGACGACGGCGCCATCGTTGACGAGCACGCTCGATTCGATGGCGCGCTTGTTGGTGATGGGGCCGGAATTGTTGCTGGCCGTGCCCGTTACCACGTTGGACACCTCTTGGTAGATCACCATCTTGATGGTGCCGTCCTCGCTGATCTGCGGCTTGACGCGCAGCGTCAGGCCGACGTCCTTGCGCTCGTAGGTCTGGAAGGGGTTGAGCGTGGCGCCGCTGGCGCCGGTGTTGGTGTAGCTGCCCGTGGGCATGGGCACGTTCTGGCCGACGATGATCTTGGCTTCTTCGTTGTCCAGCGTCAGCAGCGTGGGGGTCGACAGCACGTTGCCCGCGCCCGACGCCTGCAGGAAGTTGGCCAAGGCGCCCAACGTGAAGAGGCCGTTGACGCGGTGTGCCAAGCCCAGGTTCAGGCCCTGGGGTGGCAGCACCGTTTGCGCTGGCGACGGCCTGCCGTTGGCGAATTGGCCAATCAGGTTGAGGATGTTGCTGCCCGCCGTGCCGTAATTGGTGCCGATGACGCCGACGTTGCTGCCGTCACGCCGGCCCAACAGGCCCTGCCACTGGATGCCGAAATCGGCCGCCTTGTCGGCCCGCACCTCGGCGATCAGGCTCTCCACGAACACCTGGGCGCGGCGCTGGTCAAGCTGGTCGATGACGGCGCGCAGCTCGCGGTACACCGGCTCGGGCGCGCTGATGATGAGCGAGTTGGTGGCCGGATCGGCCTGGATCTGACCACCCGTCGAGGGTTGGTTGTTGCCGGCGGCGTTGATGGAGGGGCCGCTGGCCAGGGCGCTGCCGCTGGTGCTGCCCAGGCCGGCCATGCCTTGGTTCAGCGCGCTGGCGCCCGAATTGGCTGCTGCCTGGGGCAGGGCGCCGCCTGCGGCGCCAGAGGCTTGCGACTGCCCCGGCAGCGCCGCCAGCGCCGCGCGCAGGGTCACCGCCAGCTTGGCGGCGTCGGCGTTCTTGAGGTAGACCACGTGGATGTTGCCGCTGCCGCCATCGGGGCGCGTTTGCGGCGCCTGGTCGAGCTGCTGGATCAGCGTCTTGGCCAGCGCCAGCCGCGCGGGGTTGGCGGCGCGCACGATGATGGCGTTGCTGCGCGGCTCGGGCACCAGCGTGGTGCGGTAGCCGTCGCCGCCGCCCGTGCCGACGCCCATGGCGGCCGGCGGCACACCCGGCTGCCCCGGCACGCCCTGCGGCACCGCTGGCGCGCCACCGCCGCCGGATTCAATCAGGCGCGCCACCAGCGGTGCCAGGTCGGACGCCACGGCGTGGCGCAGGCGCACCACCTCGACACCGGTGGCGTTCGACACATCCAGCGCGGCGATGATGCGGCCCAGGCGCTGCAGGTTGTCGCCGTAGTCGGTGATGACCAGCGCGTTGGTGCCGGGGTTGACGTTGATGGTGTTGTTGGGGCTGATCAGCGGGCGCAGCACCGGCACCAGGTTGTTGGCGTTTTCGTGCGTCAGGCGAAAGATCTGCGTCTGGATCTGCCCGCCGCCGCGCACCGTGCTGGCCGACACGGCAGCCGACTGCAGCTTGGCCTCGGCCTCGGGCACCACCAGCACCATGCCGCGGTTGTCGACCAGCGCAAAGCCCTGCGTGCGCAGCTGGGCGCCGAACAGGCGCATGGCCTCGGCCGGGCTGACCGGCAGGGTGCTGGTCAGCGTCATGGTGCCCTTGACGCGCGGGTCGACCACCACGTTGCGGCCCGTGATGGTGGCGATGGTGCGCGCCACGGCGTCGATCTCGGCGTTGGCGAAGTCGAGCGTGACGTTGCCGCCGCGCGCGGCCGCGCCGCCATCGGCCGCCTGAGCCAGCGCACCGGCAGGCAGGGCGCTGCCCAGCGCCAGCAGCAAGGCCAGGACGCAGGCGTGTGAAAAAGCGGGGCGCGGCATACGGGAGGGGGCGGAAAAAGCTATCCGTAATGTAGCAAAAGACCCGCGCCGAATCAGCGCTAGGCCTGTGTTTTGATGCAAAAAAACCATAGGTGACAAGCAGTTCCAAAATTCCGCCAACAACGCGGGCAAGCTCATCCGAAGCTCATGATCGCCCGGTCGCCCTGGCGGCGGCCGAGCAGGTTGAGCAGGTTGGCCAGCTGCGCCTGATGCTCCGGCGTGGCGGTGGCCTCGCCCGAAAAGCGCAGGCGCCCCCCTACCCACTGGCCGGCGCCGGACATTTGAAGCGCGCCCTCCAAGGTGGACAGCGTGAAACCGGGTGCGTCGCCGCCCTGCAACTGCACGCGGTACGAGCCGAGCGGTTGCAGCGTCGACAGGCGCGATGAAACGTGGCGCAGCGTCAGCTCGGCGCCGCCGGTCAGGCTGGCGCGGCCGGCGCGCCATTCGGCCGCCAGGCCTTGGGTGGCCAGTGCCAGTTCGCCCTGCGGCTGAATGGTGTTGAACGGCGTGCCCAGCCCCGCCAGCAGCGCGGCCGGCCACAGCGTTTGGGCGTCCTGCAGTTCAACGCGCGCGCCGCCCCAGCGCGGGTTGATGCGCAGCGCCAGCGGGTCAGTGGGGGTGCAGCAGTCCGCCGTCATGGCCAGCGCCAGGCCGCCCAGCGCCGGCCGCAGCCGCCACTGCACGCGCCCGGGCAGCGCGACGCGGTCCTGGCTGCCGGCGCCGCCCGTCAGCAGCAGGCGCGCCGAGCCGTTCCACAGGCTGCCCTGCGGCTCGGCCAACTGCACCATGCCGGCGGTACCGCGCGCCACGCCCGCCGCCAGCCAGCGCGCCGGCGCCGCCAGCACGCCGACGAGCAACAGGCCGAGCAGCGCGCCCGCCAGCGCCCAGCCCCACGGCGGGCGATTGGCGGGTAGGGCCCTGACGCGGCCAGCGGGTGCGGCACGCCTCATGCGATCACAGTCTTGGCGCCGGCACGGACGCGATCCAAGCGCGGGACCTGCGCCCGCCACTGGCGTTGTCCGTCTTCCCGCGCGGCGCAGCGCAGCCAGGGAAGGGGAAAGCGGCAAAGCCGCTCAGGGGCGTGACTCATGGTGACGGCAAGCCGAGGGACAGCGTGCCGTTCCACAGCACGGGCGCGCCCGGCGCGTTGTCGCCAGTGCGCGTCAGGCGCGCTTCGACCGGGTTGGCGCGCGCGTTGGCGCGGGCGTCGGCCAGCCACTGCGCCAGCGCATCGGCCGGCGCCTGCTTGAGCACCAGTTGGGCGCGGTCGCCCACGATGCTGAGCTGGGCGCTGGTGCCCAGCCGCTGTTTGACGGCGGCTTCCAATGCGCGCACGGCTTCGTCGTGGCCCAGGCGCGGCAGGGCTTTCAGTGCGGCGGCTTCGCTTTGCAGTTGCTGCATGCGCTGCGCTTCGGTGGCCAGCTCGGCGCGCCGCGTTTCAGCCTGCCGCAATGTGCGCAGCGCGGGCGACAGCGCCAGCAGCCACAGCAGCGCCAGCGTGACCACGGTGGCGGCCAGCGCGACCAGGCGGCGCTCGCGCGGGGCCAGCCGCGCCCAGGCGGCGCGCAGCCGGCGCGCGGGGCTGACGGAGGGGCCGCCGGCGGCGCGTGCCGGCCGGTTCAGCGCGGCGCTCATGGGGCGGTCTCCTGGCGCAGCACGGTGGTTTCGCCCTCGGTGCGCAGCTGATAGCCGAGCGGGCGCAGGCGCGCGTTGGCGTCGGTCAGCGCGGCGGCGGCCACCGGCACGCCTTTCAAGCGCAGCTCGCCTGCTACAAATTCAATAGCTGCTGGCGCTTGCTGGTTCAGCGCCAGCAGCCCAAAAGCCTGCAACATCGGCTCCAGGTCGCGGGCCGACGCGGCGCCGGTGGCCTGGCGCAGGCTGGCGACTTCGCGCGCCATTTGCACCGGCGCGTCGACCACCACCTTGACCTGCGGGAAGGTCTCGGTCAGCAGCGCTTGATTGGCGGCGCGGCGCGCGGCCAGCTCGTCCTGCGTGCGCCAGGCCAGCAGGTTGACGCCGATCAGGTTGGCCAGCAGCAGCAGCGCCAACCCCCAGCGCGCCGGGCGCCACAGGGGCGCATGCAAAAAGTCGCGCCACAGCGCGCCGGCGCGCTTGGCGGCGCGCGCGCGGCCGCCTTGCGAAAACTGGAACTGCGCCAAATCCCACGCGCCGCGGCTGGCGCGCAGCAGGCGCTGGGCGGCCGATTCGATGGCCGGTGTGCCGCCGAAGCTTTGCTCGGCCAGCGCCGCCACGGCGGGCTCGGCCAGCAGCTCGGGCGCGGGTGCATCGGGCTCTTGCGGCGGCAGCAGCGCCAGCGCGCCCGGCACCAGCGGCAGCGCTTGCGCGCCGCCGGGCACGCCCGCGCCGCTCGTCAGCAGTTGCGCGCGTTCGGGCTCGCCGGTGACCAGCAGGCGCAACGGGCCGTCGGCCGGCGGCAGCTCGGGCACGATGCGGTGCACCGTGCGGCCCGCGGCTTCGAGCGCCTGCAGGTGCGCGGCCAGCCAGGCGCGGTGGCACACCGCCACCCAGGCGCTGGCGCCGCCCTGGGCGCCAGGCTCCAGCGCGAAGTGCAGCGCCTCGGCATCGTCCAGCAGCTGCTCTTCGAGCAGGCCGTCGAGCACGCTGCGCAGGCGCGGCGCGCCGGGGCCGATGCCGCGCGGCAGCGTCACGCGCTGCCACGACAACTGGCCGGCCGGCACCACCGCCACCACCTCGACGCCACGCCCGGCCGCCGGCAGCAGCGCGGGCACGGCGCTGCCGTGCGCGGCCAGGGCTTGGCCGTCGGTGGAAGTGGCAAAGTCATAGCCCGCCGGCGGGCCCGGCGGCAGCGCGATCAAAAGCAGGCTCATGGGGGTCGGCGCATTGTAGGCGCCGCGTATGAACAGGTTGAGCGAATGCGTAACCCGCGAGCGCGGCTCCCAGAGCGCGCCAAAGGCCCAACGCTCGGCACAGGCCGCTCAGCGCGGCGCTTGCACGCTGAGCGCCGTGCGTTCGCGCCACAGCGGGACGACGCGCTGCGGGGCGTCTCGCCGCACCGCCGACTCTTCTTCCAGCGCGACCTGATCGAGCCGCAACCGGGCGCGCACCTGGAAGAAGGCGCTGGCCACCGCGGTCCAGCTGGTGTCCAGCGCCTGCCCCGAGGGCGCCACGCTGGTCACGGCGGCGGCCGGGTCTTTCAGGTAAGCGCGCTCGCGCTCGCTCACCAGGCGCTGCGCCCCCGACAGGTCGAGCCCCGGCACAGCGGCGTAGATCACCTCGGCGCTCGCCGTGTTGAGGTTGACGGGCGTCGGCGCATCGCCCTGCGTGGGCAGCAGCGTGACGTAGGGCCGCAGCTGCTCCAGCGTGGCCGGCGCCAGGCCCAGCCAGGCCAGCTGCTCGAAGCGGCGCGGCATGAGCGGGGCGTCGGTGCCGTCGCCGCCGCCGCTCATGGCGGCTTGCGCGCGCGTCAGGTTGCGCTGCAGCGCGCCCAGCTCGGTGCTGGGCAGACCGAGCAGCGAGAACAGGCGATCGAAGCGCTCCAGCGCCTTTCGCTTGTCGCGCGCCGCCAGGTTCATGACGTTCAGGCGCGACTGCAGATCGACGATCTGGCCCGACAGGAAAGCCTCGCGGTCGGTGTCGGTGCTGGATTCGCCGGCCGCCAGAAAGCTTGACAGGCGCGCCTCGGCCAACGGCACGGCCCAGGGCTCGCCCAGATGATCGGTGAGCGGTTCGTTGCTGTTGCGCTGGCGCTTCTGGTCTTCGCTCAGATCGCCGCTCAGGATCAGCCGGCTCCAGTCGAGTGCGCCGGACAACAGCCAGGCCGACTGCACGCGGGCGCGCTCGGCCGCCTCGACCTCGACCCCGCGCCACTGGCGCCACAGCGCACCGGCCGCCAGCGTGGCAACCAGCGCCACCGTGATCATGGCGGCCAGCAAAGCCGCGCCGCCGCATCGGCCGGGCGCCCGAACACCGGTCGCGCCGCTCATGAGCCGCCCCCCAGGTTGGGCCGCACCCAATCGACCACCAGCGGGCCGCTCAGGGCCTGTCCGGGGCCGAGGGTGATGAACAGGCGCACACCGTCCGGCAGGGCCTGGGTCGCCAGGCCAGAGGCGGCGCCGCTGGACAGCGGGTTGGTCCAGGCGTTCTGGCGGTAGTAGTGCAGCTGCCACTCCAGCGCCCCGGCCACCACCACCGCCCGTGGGTCGGCGGCGTCCGATTCGGCCCAGCGCTCGGCGGCGTCCCAGGCGGCGGCCCAGGCGTTTTGCGATTGCACGGGCGCCGATTGCCAGCGCAGCCATTGGCCGCTGGACGCGCGCCGCGTCCAGGCCACCACGCGCAGCCCAGCCGCATCGTCGCCCGGATTGGCGCGGGTGATGCGCAGCGTGCGGCCGTCCCAGGCCAGGCTGCGTTGGCTGGACAAGTCAGGCCCCGCCGGCCGCTCGGGCCCGGGCGGCACCGCGGGCCAGCTCATCATGGCGTCGAAGTCGGCGCGCCACTGCGCCAGCCCGGCCTGCAGCGCCAGCACATCGTCGGTATAGCGGTGCGTGGCCTCCTGCGCCCGCGCCATGCCGTCAATCCCGCGCCAGGTCAGCATGGCGATCACCGCCATGATGCTGAGCGCCACCAGCACCTCAATCAGCGTGAAGCCGCGCGACGCCT belongs to Ottowia testudinis and includes:
- the gspD gene encoding type II secretion system secretin GspD, which codes for MPRPAFSHACVLALLLALGSALPAGALAQAADGGAAARGGNVTLDFANAEIDAVARTIATITGRNVVVDPRVKGTMTLTSTLPVSPAEAMRLFGAQLRTQGFALVDNRGMVLVVPEAEAKLQSAAVSASTVRGGGQIQTQIFRLTHENANNLVPVLRPLISPNNTINVNPGTNALVITDYGDNLQRLGRIIAALDVSNATGVEVVRLRHAVASDLAPLVARLIESGGGGAPAVPQGVPGQPGVPPAAMGVGTGGGDGYRTTLVPEPRSNAIIVRAANPARLALAKTLIQQLDQAPQTRPDGGSGNIHVVYLKNADAAKLAVTLRAALAALPGQSQASGAAGGALPQAAANSGASALNQGMAGLGSTSGSALASGPSINAAGNNQPSTGGQIQADPATNSLIISAPEPVYRELRAVIDQLDQRRAQVFVESLIAEVRADKAADFGIQWQGLLGRRDGSNVGVIGTNYGTAGSNILNLIGQFANGRPSPAQTVLPPQGLNLGLAHRVNGLFTLGALANFLQASGAGNVLSTPTLLTLDNEEAKIIVGQNVPMPTGSYTNTGASGATLNPFQTYERKDVGLTLRVKPQISEDGTIKMVIYQEVSNVVTGTASNNSGPITNKRAIESSVLVNDGAVVVLGGLLEDQYTSGESKVPLLGDVPIVGNLFKSQSRNIVKTNLMVFLRPVIVRDAAAAESFSLDRYDMMRAAQQGNQPRPSIMLNNVGEAPVMPPVVPANPNAWSRPAPPPPLISPASGEANYYGGSTITTP
- the gspN gene encoding type II secretion system protein N, with the protein product MRRAAPAGRVRALPANRPPWGWALAGALLGLLLVGVLAAPARWLAAGVARGTAGMVQLAEPQGSLWNGSARLLLTGGAGSQDRVALPGRVQWRLRPALGGLALAMTADCCTPTDPLALRINPRWGGARVELQDAQTLWPAALLAGLGTPFNTIQPQGELALATQGLAAEWRAGRASLTGGAELTLRHVSSRLSTLQPLGSYRVQLQGGDAPGFTLSTLEGALQMSGAGQWVGGRLRFSGEATATPEHQAQLANLLNLLGRRQGDRAIMSFG
- the gspM gene encoding type II secretion system protein GspM; this encodes MSAALNRPARAAGGPSVSPARRLRAAWARLAPRERRLVALAATVVTLALLWLLALSPALRTLRQAETRRAELATEAQRMQQLQSEAAALKALPRLGHDEAVRALEAAVKQRLGTSAQLSIVGDRAQLVLKQAPADALAQWLADARANARANPVEARLTRTGDNAPGAPVLWNGTLSLGLPSP
- the gspL gene encoding type II secretion system protein GspL — protein: MSLLLIALPPGPPAGYDFATSTDGQALAAHGSAVPALLPAAGRGVEVVAVVPAGQLSWQRVTLPRGIGPGAPRLRSVLDGLLEEQLLDDAEALHFALEPGAQGGASAWVAVCHRAWLAAHLQALEAAGRTVHRIVPELPPADGPLRLLVTGEPERAQLLTSGAGVPGGAQALPLVPGALALLPPQEPDAPAPELLAEPAVAALAEQSFGGTPAIESAAQRLLRASRGAWDLAQFQFSQGGRARAAKRAGALWRDFLHAPLWRPARWGLALLLLANLIGVNLLAWRTQDELAARRAANQALLTETFPQVKVVVDAPVQMAREVASLRQATGAASARDLEPMLQAFGLLALNQQAPAAIEFVAGELRLKGVPVAAAALTDANARLRPLGYQLRTEGETTVLRQETAP
- the gspK gene encoding type II secretion system minor pseudopilin GspK codes for the protein MSGATGVRAPGRCGGAALLAAMITVALVATLAAGALWRQWRGVEVEAAERARVQSAWLLSGALDWSRLILSGDLSEDQKRQRNSNEPLTDHLGEPWAVPLAEARLSSFLAAGESSTDTDREAFLSGQIVDLQSRLNVMNLAARDKRKALERFDRLFSLLGLPSTELGALQRNLTRAQAAMSGGGDGTDAPLMPRRFEQLAWLGLAPATLEQLRPYVTLLPTQGDAPTPVNLNTASAEVIYAAVPGLDLSGAQRLVSERERAYLKDPAAAVTSVAPSGQALDTSWTAVASAFFQVRARLRLDQVALEEESAVRRDAPQRVVPLWRERTALSVQAPR
- a CDS encoding PulJ/GspJ family protein, with product MTTVSIAARACQTSARPRFGLKASRGFTLIEVLVALSIMAVIAMLTWRGIDGMARAQEATHRYTDDVLALQAGLAQWRADFDAMMSWPAVPPGPERPAGPDLSSQRSLAWDGRTLRITRANPGDDAAGLRVVAWTRRASSGQWLRWQSAPVQSQNAWAAAWDAAERWAESDAADPRAVVVAGALEWQLHYYRQNAWTNPLSSGAASGLATQALPDGVRLFITLGPGQALSGPLVVDWVRPNLGGGS